GCTAATTTCGTTTCTGGCCGACGCGATTGCCGCCTCTGCCCCCAGAATGCCAGCGCGGGCGCTTTCGACACCGGCACGGGCTGTTTCAACGGCGGCAAGCGCGGATTGCACCGACGCTTGTGTTCCAGCCACCCGCACATCCGTGGCAAAGCCGTCGGCAGATAGCTGTTTTGCGGCGTTGTCGTTGATCCGAGCTTCTTTCAGGCGCGCTTCGGCCTCTAGCACACGCCCTTCGGCCTCGGGAAGGCGGGATTTTGCTTCAGGCAGGCGCGCCTCCGCTTCGGCCAAGGCCGACTGACGCGTTCCCGGCGCGATCTCGCACAGCAACTGCCCGGCTTCGACATAGGAGCCTTTGCGAAGCGGCTCCGAGCTGACAAGGCCAGATGTTTCGGCGCGCACATCGACTTGGCGGGCTGCTTCGGTGCGACCCCGCAGCAAGACGGCGTTATCGATGGCCTGAGCGGCAGACCGCATGGCAACGACAGACACGACGCGCTCCGCCTCGTCACTCTCGGATGAAGCAGGCTGTTCGGCAACGATCTCTTCAACCGGCGCGTCTGCGTCGCCTGATGCAAAGGACAAAAGACGATCGCGTTCGAATACGATGAGATAAAGAACGAGGGTCACCACAATTGCAGTGACGATCGAGAAAAAGCGCATTTCTATAATCCTCAAGCCGTTTTCGGCCTATGTCCAACGGGCTGTCGATAGCAATACGCTAAACCGACCGGTTCAGATTACATTTTTGTGCCAAGGGCCGCAAGGGCAGGATAATCGCAGTTTTGCGCATCAGTTGTGCGCTCAGAGGGGCAATGTCGCAAATTTGAATGCGGCCCCTCAAATCTTCAATGCGCCTTTGCCCTTGGCAAGGTTTAACCCTTCGGGGTATGCCTCGCGCAACAGATAAGCGGAGAACACCTGTGAGCCAAACTGACAGCTTCATCGAAGAGGTAACCGAAGAAGTCCGTCGTGACCGCCTGTTCGCGATGATCAAGAAATGGGGCTGGGTCGCCGTGGCGGCTGTACTGCTGATCGTTGGCAGTGCCGCCTATAACGAATATCGCAAAGCCACGATCAAGTCTGAAGCGGAAGCATTTGGCGACGCCTTATTGGCAGGCATCGATGCCGATGATGCAGGCGCAACTTTGGCAACAGTGCCGACAGCAAATCCCCAGCAAGCCGCAATCGCGGGCCACTTGGCGGCCGCTGACGCGCTATCTGGCGACAAATCGGACGCCGGTTTGGCTGGGTTGGACAAGGTCATCGCAACCGACGGGGCCCCCGAAGTTTATGTCGCGCTTGCCAAGTTTAAGCGCGCTTTGGCTTTGCCGCCGGAAACCCCTGTCGAAGAACGCCGGGCGGCGTTTGAGGCATTGGCAACACCCGGCGCTCCGTTTCAGCCTTTGGCGGAAGAACAGCTCGCCTTAATCGCCGCTGAAACGGGCAATACGGACGAGGCGATTACCATCCTCCGCGGGCTGCTGGAATCGGCAAAGATCACAGCAGGCTTGCAACGTCGCGCCTCAGAGTTGATTGTGGCTTTGGGCGGCGACCTTGCTGAGACGCAGTAGAAGACGGACGCAGCGCGAGACGGACCACATGACCACGCGAGGTAACAGCGTGGCAGAGCAGGACGAGAGAGGGTCAACAGGGGCTATGGGCTTGAGATTTTCCAAGACTAAACTGTCGGGTGTCGCACTATGCGCGCTGCTGGCATTGGGCGCATGCAGCGAAGAAGAGCTGGTTCTGGACGGCGAGCGCTACGAAATCCGCGCACCGCTGCCTGGAAGCGAAGGCGCAACCGGAGTTGCAGGCGGCAGCGTGAACCTGACGCGAGAGTTCCGTGCACCCGCGACAGTCAACCACGCCTCATGGACACATCGCGGCGGGAGCACCACGCACATTGTCGCCCATCCCGCGCTGAACACAAACCTGACCCCGATCTGGACCGCCAATATCGGCAAGGGCAACAGCCGCAAATCGCGTATCACCTCTGATCCGGTTGTCGCGGGCGGCCGCATTTTCACATTGGACAGCGCGTCCAACGTGGTCGCGACAGGTTCAGATGGCGCGTCGCTGTGGAGCCGCGCGCTGGTTCCGGCCACCGACAAAGATGGCGACGCCACCGGGGGCGGGTTGGCCTTCGCGGATGGCACTGTTTTCGTTACCACGGGCTTTGGTGAATTGTTCGCGCTGGAGGCAACCTCCGGCGCGGTGAAATGGCGCCAGAAGCTTGATGCGCCGCTCACCTCTGCCCCAACGATTGATGGCGGGCTGGTCTATGTTGTGAGCCGAGACAGCCAGGCTTGGGCGCTGGACACTGCGCAAGGCCGGATCAAATGGCAACTGCCGGGCACACCGTCGACTGCTGTGATCAATGGCGGCGCAGGCCCCGCGATCGCGCCGCGCGTCGTGGTTTTCCCTTTCGGGTCGGGTGAATTAGTCGGCGCACTGAAGAAATCAGGCATCCGTGTCTGGGGGTCTTCGGTCGCTGGGCAACGCAAAGGCGTGTCCTACGCCAGCATTTCTGATGTGACAGGCGACCCGGTGATCGTGGACGGTGTGATCTATGCCGCGAACCAAGCCGGGCGATTGGTCGCGATGAAAGCCTCCTCTGGCGAGCGGATCTGGACCGCGCGCGAAGGGTCCTATTCGCCAGTCTGGCCGTCAGGTGACAGTGTCTTCCTTGTGTCTGATCGCAACGAGTTGCTGCGTTTGGACCGTGAAACCGGAGAGCGCATCTGGGGCGTCGAGCTGCCCTATTACACAGCGCGTAAACTGCGCAAACGTGACGAGATTTACGCGCATTTCGGGCCAATCTTGGCAGGCGGCCGTCTTGTTGTCGCCTCAAGCGACGGACAGATCCGCAGCTACGATCCCGCATCCGGCGCGCTTGTCGGTACGACTGCGCTGAAGGGCGGGGCAGCGTCTGCACCAGTGATCGTCAACAGCACACTTTATGTCATGACGGGCAAGGGACAACTCGCCGCTTTCCGTTGAGCGCGTTTGCCTGTATGACCCGCGTCTGACCGTCCTTCGGAGCCAAAAGTCATGTCCTTCACCCTCGCCATTGTGGGCCGTCCCAATGTGGGTAAATCCACGCTGTTCAACCGTTTGGTGGGCAAGCGTCTGGCGCTTGTTGATGACCAGCCGGGCGTGACCCGAGACCTGCGCGAAGGGGCTGCGCGTTTGGGGGATCTGAAATTCACTATCATCGACACAGCGGGTCTGGAAATGGCCACCGACGAGTCGCTGCAAGGCCGGATGCGAATGCTGACGGAACGTGCTGTGGAGATGGCCGACGCCTGCCTGTTTCTGATCGATGCCCGTGCAGGTGTTTTGCCAGCGGACGAGATTTTCGCTGACATCCTGCGCAAGAAGAACGCCCAAGTGATCCTTGCCGCCAACAAGGCGGAAGGCAAGGCGGGTGAAGCTGGACTAATGGAGGCCTATTCCTTGGGGCTGGGCGAGCCTTTGGGACTGTCTGCAGAGCACGGCGAAGGCATGGCCGACCTGGCCTATGTGCTGCGGCCGATGATCGATCTGGCCGAGACCGAGCACGAGGATTACACCCCCGAGGTCGACGTTGATCTGACGGACACAGACGAAGAACATGACGAGGATGAAGAGGTTGAATATATCCCTCCAACCCCTTCGAAACCTTTGCAAATTGCTGTTGTCGGGCGACCAAATGCGGGCAAGTCGACACTGATCAACAAGATCATCGGCGAAGAGCGGTTGCTGACTGGCCCGGAGGCCGGGATCACCCGTGACGCGATTTCTGTGATGACCGAATGGTCGGGCACCCCGATGCGGATTTTCGACACGGCGGGGATGCGCAAGAAGGCCAAGATTCAGGACAAGCTGGAAAAGCTATCGGTGTCAGACGGGCTGCGAGCGGTCAAATTCGCCGAGGTCGTTGTGGTGCTTCTGGACGTGGATATCCCGTTCGAGCAGCAGGATTTGCGCATCGCCGATCTGGCCGAGCGCGAGGGGCGCGCGGTGGTCTTGGCGGTCAACAAATGGGACTTGGAAGGCGACAAGCAGGACAAGCTCAAGCAATTGAAAGAGCAGTTCGGGCGGCTTTTGCCGCAGCTTCGCGGCGCGCCACTGATCACAGTGTCCGCATTGACGGGCAGGGGGTTGGAACGCTTGCATGACGCCATTCTGGAGGCGCACCAAGTCTGGAATCGCCGTGTTAGCACCTCCGCGCTCAACCGTTGGTTGGTCGGAATGCTGGAACAGCACCCGCCGCCCGCGCCGCAAGGAAAGCGCATTAAGCTGCGCTACATGACGCAAGTGAAAGCCCGTCCACCGGGATTCGTTGTGATGGCGTCACACCCTGATCTGCTGCCAGCAAGCTATTCGCGCTACCTTGTGAACGGCCTGCGTGAAGATTTTGACATGCCCGGCACACCAATCCGCCTATTTATGCGATCTCAGAACGAGGCGAACCCGTTCAAAGGCCGCAAAAAAGCGCCGCCCTCGAAGCTGCGTAAACACCTCGACGGCCGCAAAAAGTAAGGCTGCAAAAGCAGAACCGCCGCTGGGTTTGCGGCGGTTCGTGGAAGCTTCACACCTGCTTTATGTTAAGAGGGTTTTCCTGGAATTAGAGCAGGACGGACCAGCTTCTAAGCATGTTCATAGCATATTTTTTGCTGAGTCGCACCTACAGCTTTGCGTACTTGCCAAATGCGGTGAAGTGCGGGTTTTAGAACTCGCCGCCACCGTCGCCACCGCCATCCTGCCAAGGCTTGATCAGGTTGCCAAAGCGGGTGAAACGACCCTCGAAACTCAGCTCCACCGACCCGATGGGGCCGTGACGCTGCTTGCCTATGATAACTTCCGCTTTGCCGTGGCAATGGGACATCTCGTTTTGCCAGTTCGCCATCTTCTCTAGCTCGTGATCCGCAGGCTTCTCGCGCTCTTTGTAGTATTCCTCGCGATACACAAACATCACGACATCCGCATCCTGCTCGATCGATCCGGATTCCCGAAGGTCGGACAGCTGCGGGCGCTTGTCCTCACGGCTTTCCACGTTCCGTGATAGCTGGGACAGGGCGATCACCGGAATGTCGAGCTCTTTGGCGATGGCTTTCAAGCCTTGGGTGATTTCGGACACCTCGTTCACACGGCTGTCTTTGGCGGTCGCGGGGCGGACTAGCTGCAAGTAGTCGATGATCAGCACGTCCAAG
Above is a window of Litoreibacter janthinus DNA encoding:
- a CDS encoding efflux RND transporter periplasmic adaptor subunit, with translation MRFFSIVTAIVVTLVLYLIVFERDRLLSFASGDADAPVEEIVAEQPASSESDEAERVVSVVAMRSAAQAIDNAVLLRGRTEAARQVDVRAETSGLVSSEPLRKGSYVEAGQLLCEIAPGTRQSALAEAEARLPEAKSRLPEAEGRVLEAEARLKEARINDNAAKQLSADGFATDVRVAGTQASVQSALAAVETARAGVESARAGILGAEAAIASARNEISRLQINAPFAGLLETDTAELGALMQPGGLCATIIQLNPIKLVAFVPETNVAKVEVGARAGGRTTAGQTVEGRVTFMSRSSDPETRTFRVEITVDNNDLALRDGQTAEIIIGAEGQKAHLLPASALTLNDEGALGVQLATEDNKASFAKVSILRDTAQGMWVAGLPEETAVIIVGQEYVTDGVTIKTTYSEPKS
- the der gene encoding ribosome biogenesis GTPase Der gives rise to the protein MSFTLAIVGRPNVGKSTLFNRLVGKRLALVDDQPGVTRDLREGAARLGDLKFTIIDTAGLEMATDESLQGRMRMLTERAVEMADACLFLIDARAGVLPADEIFADILRKKNAQVILAANKAEGKAGEAGLMEAYSLGLGEPLGLSAEHGEGMADLAYVLRPMIDLAETEHEDYTPEVDVDLTDTDEEHDEDEEVEYIPPTPSKPLQIAVVGRPNAGKSTLINKIIGEERLLTGPEAGITRDAISVMTEWSGTPMRIFDTAGMRKKAKIQDKLEKLSVSDGLRAVKFAEVVVVLLDVDIPFEQQDLRIADLAEREGRAVVLAVNKWDLEGDKQDKLKQLKEQFGRLLPQLRGAPLITVSALTGRGLERLHDAILEAHQVWNRRVSTSALNRWLVGMLEQHPPPAPQGKRIKLRYMTQVKARPPGFVVMASHPDLLPASYSRYLVNGLREDFDMPGTPIRLFMRSQNEANPFKGRKKAPPSKLRKHLDGRKK
- a CDS encoding PQQ-like beta-propeller repeat protein, which encodes MGLRFSKTKLSGVALCALLALGACSEEELVLDGERYEIRAPLPGSEGATGVAGGSVNLTREFRAPATVNHASWTHRGGSTTHIVAHPALNTNLTPIWTANIGKGNSRKSRITSDPVVAGGRIFTLDSASNVVATGSDGASLWSRALVPATDKDGDATGGGLAFADGTVFVTTGFGELFALEATSGAVKWRQKLDAPLTSAPTIDGGLVYVVSRDSQAWALDTAQGRIKWQLPGTPSTAVINGGAGPAIAPRVVVFPFGSGELVGALKKSGIRVWGSSVAGQRKGVSYASISDVTGDPVIVDGVIYAANQAGRLVAMKASSGERIWTAREGSYSPVWPSGDSVFLVSDRNELLRLDRETGERIWGVELPYYTARKLRKRDEIYAHFGPILAGGRLVVASSDGQIRSYDPASGALVGTTALKGGAASAPVIVNSTLYVMTGKGQLAAFR